From a single Microbacterium murale genomic region:
- a CDS encoding SDR family oxidoreductase yields the protein MSRIIVFGGHGRIALLLAPLLVANGDEVTAVIRNPEHVSDVEKGGATALVADVESMDTAALADVIRGHDAIVWSAGAGGGDQTRTYAVDRDAAIRTMDAAPSAGVSRYVMVSWLGSTADHGVREGDSFFAYADAKWAADEHLRGTGLEGTILGPGALTDDDSTGRIELDPKGRGAVSRADVAVVIAAALHAPQTIGRTIRFGNGTPETSEPIGTALTR from the coding sequence ATGTCCCGCATCATCGTCTTCGGCGGTCACGGCCGCATCGCGCTCCTGCTCGCACCATTGCTCGTCGCGAACGGCGATGAGGTCACGGCAGTGATCCGAAACCCTGAGCACGTCTCCGATGTCGAGAAGGGTGGCGCCACAGCCCTCGTCGCAGATGTCGAGTCGATGGACACCGCAGCGCTCGCCGACGTCATTCGCGGTCACGATGCGATCGTATGGTCGGCCGGTGCCGGCGGTGGAGACCAGACGCGTACATACGCCGTCGATCGCGACGCGGCGATCCGCACCATGGATGCCGCGCCCTCGGCCGGCGTGAGCCGCTATGTGATGGTGTCGTGGCTGGGTTCGACCGCCGATCATGGCGTTCGGGAGGGAGATTCGTTCTTCGCCTACGCCGACGCGAAATGGGCTGCTGACGAGCACCTGCGCGGCACAGGGCTCGAGGGCACGATTCTGGGCCCTGGCGCGCTCACCGACGACGATTCCACCGGACGCATCGAGCTCGACCCCAAGGGCCGGGGTGCGGTGTCGCGCGCCGACGTCGCGGTCGTGATCGCTGCGGCACTTCACGCGCCGCAGACGATCGGCCGCACGATTCGCTTCGGCAATGGCACGCCGGAGACCTCGGAACCGATCGGGACAGCGCTGACCCGTTGA
- a CDS encoding NAD(P)-binding domain-containing protein → MHMQIMESIVIGAGQAGLSTSFHLKRLGIDHLVLDANAAPGGAWQHRWDALTMNDVHGVAELPGSTAPARDAQRANAAVPASFADYERVHDLPVIRPVHVDSVTDDGGMLVIHAGEREWRTRTVVNATGTWTQPFLPHYPGMETFVGEQLHTVDYPGPEHFRGKRVLVVGGGASAVQFLGALAPITETLWATRREPVWRDDDFTPEAGAAAVALVEQRVAQGLPPQSVVGVTGLMLRPQEHAAERLGAYADRRTMFERIEPDGVRWADGSFERVDAILWATGFRPAIAHLAPLHLRSEAGGIQLDRNGRGTTAVRDPRVQLVGYGPSASTIGANRAGRTAAKGVQRALSRTASRVIV, encoded by the coding sequence ATGCACATGCAGATCATGGAGAGCATCGTCATCGGTGCAGGGCAGGCCGGTCTCTCCACCTCGTTTCACCTGAAGCGCCTCGGCATCGATCACCTCGTGCTCGATGCGAACGCTGCGCCGGGCGGCGCATGGCAGCACCGCTGGGATGCGCTGACGATGAACGACGTGCACGGCGTCGCCGAGTTGCCCGGATCCACCGCCCCTGCCCGCGATGCACAGCGCGCGAATGCTGCAGTGCCTGCCTCCTTCGCGGACTACGAGCGCGTGCACGACCTCCCCGTCATCCGACCAGTGCACGTCGACAGCGTCACGGATGACGGCGGGATGCTGGTGATTCACGCCGGCGAGCGCGAGTGGCGAACTCGCACGGTCGTCAACGCGACCGGTACGTGGACGCAGCCTTTCCTGCCGCACTACCCGGGCATGGAGACATTCGTCGGCGAGCAGCTGCACACCGTCGACTATCCGGGTCCAGAGCACTTCCGAGGCAAGCGGGTATTGGTCGTCGGCGGAGGTGCATCCGCCGTGCAGTTCCTCGGCGCTCTCGCGCCGATCACCGAGACGCTCTGGGCCACTCGCCGCGAGCCGGTCTGGCGCGATGACGACTTCACGCCGGAGGCCGGTGCCGCTGCGGTGGCGCTCGTCGAGCAGCGCGTCGCCCAGGGGCTTCCGCCGCAGAGCGTCGTCGGCGTCACCGGGCTTATGCTGCGTCCGCAGGAGCATGCGGCCGAGCGGCTCGGTGCGTACGCCGATCGGCGGACGATGTTCGAGCGGATCGAGCCCGACGGTGTGCGCTGGGCAGACGGTTCGTTCGAACGGGTCGACGCGATCCTGTGGGCGACCGGCTTCCGTCCCGCGATCGCCCACCTCGCGCCTCTGCACCTGCGCAGCGAGGCAGGCGGCATCCAACTCGATCGCAACGGACGCGGCACGACCGCGGTCAGGGATCCTCGTGTCCAGCTCGTCGGCTACGGTCCTTCGGCCAGCACGATCGGTGCGAACCGTGCTGGCCGCACGGCAGCGAAGGGCGTGCAGCGTGCGCTGTCGAGGACGGCATCGCGCGTCATCGTCTGA
- a CDS encoding DUF805 domain-containing protein, whose translation MTTPQAQPANWYPDPSGAQFLRYWDGAAWTGHTRPAPNTLVPAAAPMLLYPQQTPIRVPTGVWRGPVDSRPLVRNMFDAVRVCVQKYAKFDGRASRPEFWYAELASLIVAFAAILVIWIPIIGWLALLALWAFAMASIVPLLAVTVRRLRDAGFHWAWIFICFAPFGSIALLILCAQPSKHP comes from the coding sequence ATGACGACACCGCAGGCCCAGCCCGCGAATTGGTATCCGGACCCGTCTGGAGCACAGTTCCTCCGTTACTGGGATGGTGCCGCCTGGACCGGCCACACCCGGCCAGCGCCGAACACTCTGGTCCCCGCGGCCGCTCCGATGCTGCTCTATCCTCAGCAGACGCCCATACGCGTTCCCACTGGCGTGTGGCGAGGACCGGTCGATTCCCGCCCGCTGGTGCGCAACATGTTCGACGCTGTACGAGTGTGCGTTCAGAAGTATGCGAAGTTCGACGGCCGTGCGAGCCGCCCGGAGTTCTGGTACGCCGAACTCGCGTCGCTGATCGTCGCGTTCGCCGCGATTCTCGTCATCTGGATCCCGATAATCGGATGGCTCGCCCTGCTCGCACTCTGGGCATTCGCCATGGCCTCGATAGTGCCACTCCTCGCCGTGACCGTGAGGCGCCTGCGGGATGCCGGATTCCACTGGGCGTGGATCTTCATCTGCTTCGCGCCGTTCGGCAGCATCGCGCTGCTGATCCTGTGCGCGCAGCCGTCGAAGCATCCGTAG
- a CDS encoding 3-methyladenine DNA glycosylase, whose translation MSASVLDRATWTDLERAHQERADGLTAAHRERAARGEKHPVWDFLFTYYSYSPSQLRRWHPGAGVQLEDAATRSGWRWYSPGSTPDSSVPDADSFAREKTALADLIERMLRRTAARPGQFGCFGLHEWAMVYRDTEHRHTAPLRLGQGGTDAVVEAHDLRCTHFDAFRFFTPDAVPRNRQPLSRADQPLREQPGCLHAGMDLYKWATKLGPLIPGELLLDAFELARDIRLLDMEAAPYDLSAWGVVPVPIETADGKAEYVRRQRGFAERGNALRRQLLTAWLGSGQGTGAQPAQDAQTASEAARSSRSVMTRSAAS comes from the coding sequence ATGTCTGCCTCAGTGCTTGATCGCGCGACATGGACGGATCTCGAACGCGCACACCAGGAGCGTGCGGACGGGCTGACCGCCGCCCACCGTGAGCGCGCAGCTCGGGGCGAGAAGCATCCGGTGTGGGATTTCCTCTTCACGTACTATTCGTACTCGCCGTCGCAACTGCGCCGTTGGCACCCCGGCGCGGGTGTGCAGCTCGAAGACGCCGCCACGCGCAGCGGTTGGCGATGGTACTCCCCCGGATCGACACCCGACTCCTCCGTTCCGGATGCCGACTCCTTCGCTCGAGAGAAGACCGCGCTCGCCGATCTCATCGAGCGCATGTTGAGGCGCACAGCTGCGCGCCCCGGACAGTTCGGCTGCTTCGGCCTGCACGAGTGGGCGATGGTCTATCGCGATACCGAGCACCGCCACACCGCACCGCTGCGCTTGGGCCAGGGAGGCACCGACGCGGTCGTCGAGGCGCACGACCTGCGCTGCACGCATTTCGATGCGTTCCGCTTCTTCACCCCTGACGCTGTGCCTCGTAACCGTCAGCCGCTGAGTCGCGCCGACCAGCCACTGCGAGAGCAGCCCGGGTGCCTGCACGCCGGAATGGACCTGTACAAGTGGGCGACGAAGCTCGGTCCGCTCATTCCCGGCGAGCTGCTTCTCGACGCATTCGAGCTCGCGCGTGACATCCGTCTGCTCGATATGGAGGCCGCGCCGTACGATCTCTCTGCCTGGGGCGTCGTCCCCGTGCCGATCGAGACAGCAGACGGAAAGGCCGAGTACGTGCGGCGCCAGCGGGGGTTCGCCGAGCGAGGCAATGCACTGCGCCGTCAGCTGCTGACGGCATGGCTGGGGTCGGGTCAGGGCACCGGTGCGCAGCCCGCGCAGGATGCCCAGACGGCGTCGGAAGCCGCACGCTCCAGTCGCAGCGTCATGACCCGCTCCGCGGCGTCCTGA
- a CDS encoding glycoside hydrolase family 3 N-terminal domain-containing protein, with amino-acid sequence MRRQLPFRVAGAVAGALAISISLVSTGAATAVPGSTDSRPAVVEPADAGGPQAQAEQLVEGMSTAQRAASVVMGHIPSTDPAALAAYMSSTPLGGFILMGANIPGTEAELQTVTASLTVDPALPPLVAIDQEGGYVSRLPWDQFPASPVLKDRAAKETAIAFAARASLVARIGANVNFGIIADTTADTSSFIYGRSLGADPTVAAERVAAAVAAEEPFVASTIKHFPGHGAASGDSHALIPRTDKTLDEWRQSDALPFVAGIDAGASLLMFGHLDYPAVDAAPASLSARWHEIAREELGFEGVMITDDLGMLQSTGIAAYSDPVANAVSAIAAGNDVVLMIAHSTPETAGQLAAGIAAAVETGTLPADRLQDAAERVMTLRLERAASDAVWASCAGCAPVP; translated from the coding sequence ATGCGTCGCCAACTGCCGTTCCGGGTCGCCGGAGCAGTGGCGGGCGCACTCGCCATCTCGATCTCACTCGTCTCGACCGGCGCTGCCACAGCGGTGCCCGGTTCGACTGATTCGCGCCCGGCGGTCGTCGAACCGGCGGATGCCGGTGGACCCCAGGCGCAGGCCGAGCAGCTCGTGGAGGGGATGAGCACCGCGCAGCGGGCCGCAAGCGTCGTCATGGGTCACATCCCGTCCACTGATCCCGCGGCGCTTGCTGCGTACATGTCGAGCACGCCGCTCGGCGGCTTCATCCTCATGGGCGCGAACATCCCCGGGACCGAGGCCGAACTTCAGACGGTGACCGCCTCGCTGACCGTCGATCCCGCACTTCCGCCGCTGGTGGCGATCGACCAGGAAGGCGGGTACGTCTCGCGGCTGCCTTGGGATCAGTTCCCGGCATCACCGGTTCTGAAAGACCGAGCGGCCAAGGAGACAGCGATCGCATTCGCCGCACGGGCATCGCTCGTGGCGCGCATCGGTGCCAATGTGAATTTCGGCATCATCGCCGACACGACAGCAGACACCTCATCGTTCATCTACGGTCGCTCGCTCGGTGCGGATCCGACAGTGGCGGCGGAACGGGTCGCGGCCGCCGTCGCCGCGGAAGAGCCGTTCGTCGCCTCGACCATCAAGCACTTCCCGGGTCACGGAGCCGCTTCGGGCGACTCGCATGCGCTGATCCCGCGCACGGACAAGACACTGGATGAGTGGCGGCAGAGCGACGCGCTTCCGTTCGTCGCGGGCATCGACGCCGGAGCGTCATTGCTGATGTTCGGACACCTCGATTACCCTGCCGTGGATGCGGCGCCCGCATCGCTTTCCGCGCGCTGGCACGAGATCGCGCGCGAGGAACTGGGCTTCGAAGGCGTCATGATCACCGACGACCTGGGAATGCTGCAGTCCACCGGCATCGCCGCGTATTCCGATCCGGTCGCCAACGCCGTGTCGGCGATCGCCGCCGGCAACGACGTGGTGTTGATGATCGCGCACTCGACGCCAGAGACCGCCGGACAGCTCGCGGCGGGCATCGCCGCGGCCGTCGAGACTGGGACGTTGCCCGCCGATCGCCTTCAGGACGCCGCGGAGCGGGTCATGACGCTGCGACTGGAGCGTGCGGCTTCCGACGCCGTCTGGGCATCCTGCGCGGGCTGCGCACCGGTGCCCTGA